The Streptomyces sp. NBC_01317 genomic interval GGGGCCCGTTTTGGGCCTTGATGTGGTACAGCGAAAACCGGGGGAAGCGCGACGTGGCGCAGCCCACAGCGGGCCGTGTCGTGCCGCGCGACGCCCGCGCTCGTTGTTCCATGACAAGCGCGGGGAGCACCGACGATCTGCGGAGCCGTCGCCCCGGTGAAGGGCCGTAGGAGCACAACCAATGGGCGAGGGGTACGCATGACTGACACCGGCCAGGTCCCGGGCGAGGTACTGCCGGAGAACGCGGGCATGGTGGAGCAGCACGGCGTCCCCGCGCCGAGTGCGTACGCGTACCCGGACCCGGACGCGTTGTACCCGGACCCGCTGCGCCCGGACCCGTCGTACGGCGATGCGGTGTACCCGGACGCGGTGTATCCGGAGGCGGCCTATCTGGAGCCCTCGTACCAGCAACCCCCGTATCAGGAGACCCCGTACCAGGACACGTCGTACGGGGAGCAGGCCTACGCGGGCCCCTCGGAGACGGTGGTGGAGGACGAGGACCTGCTGCTCATGCCGAGCGCGCAGGGGGCGTGGGGCGATCCGATGCCGGTGGCTCCGCCGGAGCCGGTGCGGGTCGAGCAGCAGGCGCCGCCTATAGAACAGCCGGCGCCGCTGGCGGAGCCGGTTTCCCCTTCCCTTTCGGCGCCGGTCACGGCGTCGGTTCCGGACCCGGTCCCGGATGTGTACGAGCCGCCGCGGGAGTTCCCGGCCGAGCAGGGGTTCGTGGCCGAGCAGGCGTTCCAGGCCACGGAGTTCACGGCGCCGGAGGCGCTCGTCGCGCCGCCGGTGGAGCAGGTGCCGGCCGCGCAGGTGCCGGTTGCGCAGGTCTCCCACGACGAGGTTCCGGCGGGCGAGGAGTCCACGGGCCAGGAGCCGGGCGACCAGCAGGTGGTGGAACAGGACGCGGTGGGCCAAGAGGTGGCCGGCCAGGAGCCCACCCCGCAGGAGCCCACGGCCCCCGAGCCGACGGCGCGGGAGTCCACGGACCAGGGATCCACGGAGCAGGGATCCCCCGGCCCGGAATCTCCCGTCCAGGAATCTCCTGTCGAGGAATCACAGGAGCCACCCGTCCAGGGATCGCTCGGACGCGGCCTGAAACTGCACCAGCCGGAGGCGCACGAGACCGACGGCCGGGACTCCGGTGCGGTGGATCTCACCGGTGTACGGATCCCCCGGCCCGAGCCGACCCCTGTCCGGGCAGCGCCCGCCCCCGCCCCGACTCCGGCGCCCGTGCGTCGGCCGCTGCACCTGGGCCCGCCCGTGCCGGACACCTCCGGCGGGGTGGTGCGCTCGCTGGCCGACCGTGGGCCCGCCGCGACACCGTCCCGCGCGGTCCGGGTACGGAACCGCGCGCAGCCCACCCCGACTTCGGGCCCTGAGTACCTGGACATCCCGCGTGAGGACGCCGCGGTGGCCCCGGCCGTCCCCGTTCCCCAGCTGAGCGAGATCCCGCCGCAGGCGGGCCCCCCCTGGAGCGCCGAGACGGCGGCCCCGGCAGAAACGGTCGTTCAAGAACCCGAACCGGTCGCGGCGGAGCCGCGGCCCGAGTCGGCCGAAGCGGTACAGGAACCGCCCGCGGCGGAGGAGTTCGTACCGGCCGAGGCCGAGGCGCAACTGCCCCTGACCGAGCCCGAGCCGCAGCCCGAGCTGATCTCCGAGCAGGCGCCGGAAGAGACGCCCGGGGTGACGGAGCAGGCCGACCAGGCCCCGGAGGTCCCGGAAGCGATCGTGCCGGTGGCGGAACCGGAGGCCGTACAGGAACCGGTCGTGGAGCCGGCGCCCGTACCGGAGGCGATCCCCGTACCGGAGGCGATCCCCGCCCCGGTGGCGGACATCGCCCCGGTGGCGGAGCCGGACCCGGAGCCGCTGCCGGAGCCCACCCCCGAGGCAACGCCGGAACCCGAGCCCGAGCAGGACGTCGAACCTGAGCCGGAAGCCGCGTCCGCACCCGAGGCCGAACTCGCCCCGCCCGCGCCCGAGAGCGCCCCCGAGCCCGAGCCCGAGGCCGCCTCCGTACCGGAAACAGACGAAGCGACACCCCTCGCGGCCGAAGCGGCACCAGCAGCGGAACCAGCCCCCCTACCCGTAGCAGCGGAGCCAGCCCCCCTACCCGTAGCAGACGAAAGCATCGCCGCGGCGTCCGGCTACGACGACGCGGAGCGCGACGCCGTGCTGCGCGTGATGCGCGAACGCCGCGACATCCGCAACGGCTTCCGCTCCGACCCGATCCCGCACGAAGTGCTGCTCCGCGTCCTGGAGGCCGCGCACACCGCGCCGAGCGTCGGCCACTCCCAGCCCTGGGACTTCGTGGTGATCCGCTCGGCGGAGACCAGGCGTTCCATGCACGAACTGGCGCAGCGCCAGCGCGAGGCGTACGCGAAGTCGCTGCCCAAGGGCCGCGCGAAGCAGTTCAAGGAACTGAAGATCGAGGCCATCCTCGAAACCCCGGTGAACATCGTGGTCACCGCCGACCCGACGCGCGGCGGCCGGCACACCCTCGGCCGCCACACGCAGCCGCAGATGGCGCCGTATTCCTCCGCGCTCGCGGTGGAGAACCTCTGGCTCGCGGCCCGCGCGGAAGGGCTCGGCGTCGGCTGGGTCAGCTTCTTCGACGAGCGCGAGATGGTACGGGCGCTGGGGCTGCCCGAGCACCTGGAGGTCGTGGCGTATCTGGTGGTCGGGTACGTGGACGAGTTCCCGGAGGAGCCCGAACTGATGCAGGCGGGCTGGTCCAAGCGCCGCCCGCTGTCCTGGGTCGTCCACGAGGAGACGTACGGCCGCCGCGCGCTGCCCGGCGGGGAGCCCCAGGATCTGCTCCAGGAGACGGTCGCGGCGATCCGTCCGCTGGACGCGAAGGCGCTGGGGGAGGCGTGGGAGCGCCAGAAGCGGATGACGAAGCCGGCCGGCGCGCTCGGCATGCTGGAGATCATCTCCGCCCAGCTCAGCGGTCTGTCGCGGCTGTGCCCGCCGCCGATCCCGGAGCCGGCGGCGGTGGCGATCTTCGCGGGTGACCACGGGGTGCACGCCCAGGGGGTGACCCCGTGGCCGCAGGAGGTGACCGCGCAGATGGTCGCGAACTTCCTCGGCGGGGGCGCGGTGTGCAACGCGTTCGCCAACCAGGTCGGCGCCGAGGTCTGTGTGATCGACGTGGGTGTCGTGGGCGACCTCCCGGCCACCCCGGGGCTGCTGCCCCGCAAGGTACGGGCGGGCACGGCGGACTTCACGACCGGTCCCGCGCTGAGCCGCGAGGAGGTGCTCGCGGCGATCGAGGTGGGCATCGAGACGGCCCGCGATCTGGTGGCGGCGGGCAACAAGGCGTTGCTGACGGGGGAGATGGGCATCGCCAACACCACGGTGTCGGCTGCGCTGATCTGCGTGTACACGGGCCAGGACCCGGCGGAGGTCACCGGCCGGGGCACCGGCATCAACGACGAGACGCACGCGCGGAAGATCGATGTCGTACGGCGTGGCCTCGACCTCCACCGCCCCGACCCGGCCGACCCGGTGGGCGTCCTGGCGGCGGTGGGCGGCCTGGAACACGCGGCGCTGGTCGGTTTCCTGCTGGGCGGCGCGTCGTTGCGTACGCCGGTGATCCTGGACGGCGTGAGCGCGGGCGCGGCGGCGCTGGTGGCGCGGGCGATCGCGCCGGAGGCCCTGGCGGCCTGCATCGCGGGCCACCGCAGCGCGGAGCCCGGCCACGTGGCGGCCCTCAACAAGCTCGGTCTGCGCCCCCTGATCGACCTGGACCTCCGCCTGGGAGAGGGCACGGGCGCGCTCCTGGCCCTCCCGGTGGTGCAGAGCGCGGCGCGGGCGATGCACGAGGTGGCGACGTTCGACTCGGCGGGCGTCACAGAGAAATGAGCGGGAACGGGGCGTAGTGAGCGTGAAACCGCAGACCGACACCACCACCATCACTGCCACCACCGACCAGGCGCCGGCCGATCCCGCCGCCACCGACGACGCGCCGGCCACCCAGCCCGTGGGCTACTGGAGCGGGCTCGCCCATGCGGCCGTGACCCGGCATCTGCGGGACGCGCTGGCCAGGATCGACG includes:
- the cobT gene encoding nicotinate-nucleotide--dimethylbenzimidazole phosphoribosyltransferase, encoding MTDTGQVPGEVLPENAGMVEQHGVPAPSAYAYPDPDALYPDPLRPDPSYGDAVYPDAVYPEAAYLEPSYQQPPYQETPYQDTSYGEQAYAGPSETVVEDEDLLLMPSAQGAWGDPMPVAPPEPVRVEQQAPPIEQPAPLAEPVSPSLSAPVTASVPDPVPDVYEPPREFPAEQGFVAEQAFQATEFTAPEALVAPPVEQVPAAQVPVAQVSHDEVPAGEESTGQEPGDQQVVEQDAVGQEVAGQEPTPQEPTAPEPTARESTDQGSTEQGSPGPESPVQESPVEESQEPPVQGSLGRGLKLHQPEAHETDGRDSGAVDLTGVRIPRPEPTPVRAAPAPAPTPAPVRRPLHLGPPVPDTSGGVVRSLADRGPAATPSRAVRVRNRAQPTPTSGPEYLDIPREDAAVAPAVPVPQLSEIPPQAGPPWSAETAAPAETVVQEPEPVAAEPRPESAEAVQEPPAAEEFVPAEAEAQLPLTEPEPQPELISEQAPEETPGVTEQADQAPEVPEAIVPVAEPEAVQEPVVEPAPVPEAIPVPEAIPAPVADIAPVAEPDPEPLPEPTPEATPEPEPEQDVEPEPEAASAPEAELAPPAPESAPEPEPEAASVPETDEATPLAAEAAPAAEPAPLPVAAEPAPLPVADESIAAASGYDDAERDAVLRVMRERRDIRNGFRSDPIPHEVLLRVLEAAHTAPSVGHSQPWDFVVIRSAETRRSMHELAQRQREAYAKSLPKGRAKQFKELKIEAILETPVNIVVTADPTRGGRHTLGRHTQPQMAPYSSALAVENLWLAARAEGLGVGWVSFFDEREMVRALGLPEHLEVVAYLVVGYVDEFPEEPELMQAGWSKRRPLSWVVHEETYGRRALPGGEPQDLLQETVAAIRPLDAKALGEAWERQKRMTKPAGALGMLEIISAQLSGLSRLCPPPIPEPAAVAIFAGDHGVHAQGVTPWPQEVTAQMVANFLGGGAVCNAFANQVGAEVCVIDVGVVGDLPATPGLLPRKVRAGTADFTTGPALSREEVLAAIEVGIETARDLVAAGNKALLTGEMGIANTTVSAALICVYTGQDPAEVTGRGTGINDETHARKIDVVRRGLDLHRPDPADPVGVLAAVGGLEHAALVGFLLGGASLRTPVILDGVSAGAAALVARAIAPEALAACIAGHRSAEPGHVAALNKLGLRPLIDLDLRLGEGTGALLALPVVQSAARAMHEVATFDSAGVTEK